One stretch of Flavobacterium sp. 9 DNA includes these proteins:
- a CDS encoding glycoside hydrolase family 3 C-terminal domain-containing protein, with protein sequence MKNKIIYLSVALAFAAFTSCKKDAQSTVSDAENSVQKEYQGKEIGSEYDAEIEKLVSQMTLEEKIGMLHGNSMFTSGGVKRLGIPELKMADGPLGVREEISRDNWAPAGLTNDFATYYPAGGGLAATWNAEMAYTFGNSVGQELRARDKDMLLSPAINMVRTPLGGRTYEYMSEDPFLNKKIAVPLIVGLQDNDVMACVKHFAANNQETNRDFVDVQIDERTLREIYLPAFEASIKEAHAYAVMGAYNKFRGEYLCENDYMLNKILRDEWGFKGVVVSDWAAVHSTVKSLESGLDIEMGTPKPFNEFFLADKLIAAAKNKEISEAELDKHVKRILRTLFQVKAMGSQSKDRVKGSISTEAHYQDAYKIATEDIVLLKNENNALPLKLDGVKSIAVIGNNATKKNALGGFGAGVKTKREITPLEGLKNRLPSSIKINYAEGYLERYDVKNKGKLGDITLNGPVTIDQLDPAKVLEAVEAAKKSDVAIIFAGSNRDYETEASDRRNLKLPFGQEELIQKVLAVNPRTIVVMIAGAPFDIDAVSKKTSALVWSWFNGSEGGNALADVILGKVNPSGKLPWTMPKNIMDSPAHATNSFPGGKTVNYAEGILIGYRWFDTKNIAPLYPFGYGLSYTTFAFDNAKSDKASYAQNETISVSVDVKNTGKVDGKEVVQLYTSKSDSKITRAAQELKGFQKTLVKAGSSNTVTIKIPVKELAYYDVTAKKWTIEPGKYTLKLGNSSRDIKKEISVTIK encoded by the coding sequence ATGAAAAACAAAATTATATACCTCTCAGTAGCATTGGCTTTTGCAGCGTTTACTTCTTGTAAAAAAGACGCTCAAAGTACAGTTTCTGATGCTGAAAATTCAGTTCAGAAAGAATATCAAGGAAAAGAAATAGGTTCAGAATACGACGCAGAAATCGAAAAGTTGGTTTCTCAAATGACATTGGAAGAGAAAATTGGAATGTTGCACGGTAATAGTATGTTTACTTCCGGCGGTGTAAAACGTTTAGGAATCCCTGAATTAAAAATGGCAGATGGACCTTTAGGAGTTCGTGAAGAAATCTCGCGTGACAATTGGGCTCCGGCAGGATTAACCAATGATTTTGCAACCTATTATCCGGCAGGCGGAGGTTTGGCGGCAACCTGGAATGCTGAAATGGCCTATACTTTTGGAAACAGCGTTGGTCAGGAATTACGTGCGCGTGACAAAGATATGTTGCTTTCGCCGGCAATTAATATGGTGAGAACTCCACTTGGCGGACGTACTTATGAATACATGTCTGAAGATCCGTTTTTGAATAAAAAAATTGCAGTGCCATTAATTGTTGGTTTACAAGACAATGATGTTATGGCTTGCGTAAAACATTTTGCTGCCAACAATCAGGAAACAAATCGTGATTTTGTAGACGTTCAAATTGATGAACGTACACTTCGTGAAATTTATTTGCCGGCATTCGAAGCATCGATAAAAGAAGCGCATGCTTATGCAGTTATGGGCGCTTACAATAAGTTCAGAGGCGAATATTTATGTGAAAACGATTATATGCTAAATAAAATCCTTCGTGACGAATGGGGATTCAAAGGCGTTGTAGTTTCAGATTGGGCTGCTGTACATTCTACAGTAAAATCTCTGGAAAGTGGTTTGGATATCGAAATGGGAACTCCAAAACCATTCAACGAATTTTTTCTTGCCGATAAATTAATTGCTGCTGCCAAAAACAAAGAAATTTCAGAAGCAGAATTAGACAAACATGTAAAAAGAATTTTACGCACTTTATTTCAGGTAAAAGCAATGGGAAGCCAAAGCAAAGACCGTGTAAAAGGAAGTATTTCGACTGAAGCACATTATCAGGATGCCTATAAAATTGCAACAGAAGACATCGTTTTATTGAAAAATGAAAACAATGCATTGCCATTAAAATTAGACGGAGTAAAATCTATTGCTGTAATTGGAAACAACGCAACAAAGAAAAATGCTCTTGGCGGATTTGGTGCAGGAGTAAAAACCAAAAGAGAAATTACGCCACTTGAAGGTTTAAAAAACAGATTGCCATCGTCAATAAAAATCAATTACGCCGAAGGATATTTGGAGCGTTACGATGTTAAGAACAAAGGGAAATTAGGAGATATAACTTTAAATGGTCCCGTAACAATCGATCAATTAGATCCTGCAAAAGTATTAGAAGCTGTAGAAGCAGCTAAAAAATCAGATGTTGCGATCATTTTTGCGGGTTCAAATCGTGATTATGAAACAGAAGCTTCGGACAGAAGAAACTTAAAATTACCATTTGGACAAGAAGAATTAATTCAGAAAGTATTGGCAGTAAATCCAAGAACAATTGTAGTTATGATTGCCGGAGCGCCATTTGATATTGATGCAGTAAGTAAAAAAACTTCGGCATTAGTTTGGAGTTGGTTTAATGGTTCAGAAGGAGGAAACGCTTTAGCTGATGTAATTTTAGGAAAAGTAAATCCGTCAGGAAAATTACCTTGGACAATGCCAAAAAATATTATGGATTCTCCTGCACATGCAACAAACAGTTTCCCTGGAGGAAAAACAGTAAACTATGCCGAAGGAATTTTGATAGGATATCGTTGGTTTGACACTAAAAATATTGCACCATTATATCCTTTTGGATACGGATTATCATATACGACTTTTGCTTTTGACAATGCAAAATCTGATAAAGCTTCATACGCACAAAACGAAACAATTTCAGTTTCTGTAGACGTTAAAAACACAGGAAAAGTTGATGGAAAAGAAGTAGTTCAATTGTACACTTCAAAATCAGATTCAAAAATAACCCGTGCTGCACAAGAACTAAAAGGATTCCAAAAAACATTGGTAAAAGCAGGAAGTTCAAACACAGTAACAATAAAAATTCCGGTAAAAGAATTAGCGTATTACGATGTAACGGCTAAAAAATGGACAATTGAGCCAGGAAAATACACGCTGAAATTAGGAAATTCTTCAAGAGATATCAAAAAAGAAATCTCAGTAACAATCAAGTAA
- a CDS encoding glycoside hydrolase gives MKRNLILLFILLSLINIKLFGQNTNAENRIIKVDYNKTSGALNTMFKECIGAGRANEGLRADWQQQLAMTKKECDFKYIRMHGLLSDDMAVYREDSKGNPEYNYQYIDALYDFLISIKMKPFVELGFMPSALASGNQTIFWWKGNVTPPKDYKKWEDLIRNLTQHFTERYGTEEVKTWYFEVWNEPNLSPGFWTGTQQEYFKLYEYAARGIKSVNPAYKVGGPATAGAAWVPETIDFCAKNNVPLDFISTHTYGVKQGFLDEFGTSGTVLNKEESSISGDVINSRKQISNSAKPNLELHYTEWSTSYTPADPVHDSYHSAAYILQKLKQVGNAANSMSYWVFTDIFEEAGPRFTPFHGGFGLLNTQGIKKPAYFSYSFLNKLGETELQNKDTSSWATKNSKGNVQLLFWDFTNTHPGDSVNNQSYYIQDLPSKPKGTVKIEVAGLQKGKYYLEIYKVGYKINDAYADYLALGKPSQLTKEQVKSIKEKNNGDLIATEKVTINANGTFSKDYKINENDVVLFNFVKQ, from the coding sequence ATGAAAAGAAATTTAATCCTACTATTTATTTTGCTAAGTCTAATCAATATCAAATTGTTTGGACAAAATACTAATGCTGAAAATCGAATCATAAAAGTAGATTATAACAAAACTTCAGGCGCATTAAACACAATGTTCAAAGAATGTATTGGCGCCGGAAGAGCAAACGAAGGTTTACGCGCCGATTGGCAACAACAATTGGCAATGACCAAAAAAGAATGCGATTTTAAATACATCAGAATGCACGGTTTATTATCTGATGATATGGCGGTTTATCGCGAAGATTCAAAAGGAAATCCAGAATATAATTACCAATATATTGATGCTTTGTATGATTTTCTAATCAGCATAAAAATGAAACCTTTTGTCGAATTAGGTTTTATGCCATCAGCTTTAGCAAGTGGAAATCAAACTATTTTTTGGTGGAAAGGAAATGTAACTCCGCCAAAAGATTATAAAAAATGGGAAGATTTAATTCGGAATTTAACCCAGCATTTTACAGAACGTTACGGAACTGAAGAAGTAAAAACATGGTATTTTGAAGTTTGGAACGAACCAAATCTATCTCCGGGTTTCTGGACAGGAACACAGCAAGAATATTTTAAATTATATGAATACGCAGCTCGCGGAATAAAAAGCGTAAATCCAGCGTATAAAGTTGGCGGACCAGCAACAGCCGGAGCAGCTTGGGTTCCGGAAACAATAGATTTTTGTGCTAAAAATAATGTTCCGTTAGATTTTATTTCTACACATACTTACGGAGTAAAACAAGGTTTTCTGGACGAATTTGGAACATCGGGAACCGTTCTTAATAAAGAAGAATCGAGTATTAGTGGCGATGTTATAAATTCACGCAAACAAATTTCAAATTCGGCTAAGCCAAATCTTGAATTGCATTATACCGAATGGAGCACATCTTATACTCCCGCAGATCCTGTTCACGATAGTTATCATTCCGCAGCTTATATTCTTCAAAAATTAAAACAAGTTGGCAACGCCGCAAACTCAATGTCGTATTGGGTTTTCACCGATATTTTTGAAGAAGCAGGTCCAAGATTTACACCTTTTCACGGAGGTTTCGGATTATTGAATACGCAAGGAATTAAAAAACCGGCTTATTTCTCGTATTCATTTTTGAATAAATTAGGTGAAACAGAACTTCAAAATAAAGATACTTCTTCTTGGGCAACTAAAAATTCAAAAGGAAATGTTCAGTTGTTATTTTGGGATTTTACGAACACACATCCGGGAGATTCTGTAAATAATCAAAGCTATTATATTCAGGATTTACCGTCTAAACCAAAAGGAACTGTAAAAATTGAAGTTGCAGGTTTACAAAAAGGAAAGTACTATTTAGAAATCTACAAAGTCGGTTATAAAATTAATGACGCTTACGCCGATTATTTAGCTTTGGGAAAACCAAGTCAGCTAACAAAAGAACAAGTAAAAAGTATCAAAGAAAAGAATAACGGTGATTTGATCGCAACAGAAAAAGTAACTATTAACGCAAACGGAACTTTTAGCAAAGACTATAAAATCAATGAAAATGATGTTGTCTTATTCAATTTTGTAAAACAATAA
- a CDS encoding glycoside hydrolase family 3 C-terminal domain-containing protein → MKNLILHIVFILSINLVLSQQKQYPFQDPKLDTEKRIDNLLSLMTLDEKVQALSTNPSVKRLGVVGTGHVEGLHGLALGGPGEWGGKNKQPVTTTTFPQAYGLGETWDVELLQKVAQVEGYETRYAFQKYHRGGLVVRAPNADIARDPRWGRTEESYGEDAFFNGKMTVAFVKGLQGNNPKYWQTASLMKHFLANSNEDGRTYTSSDFDERLWREYYSLPFQMGVVEGGSRAYMASYNKVNGIPAMVHPMLKDITQKEWGQNGIICTDGGAFRLLLSDHKYYADQFLGAAAAIKAGINQFLDEYTEGIYGALSHGYLKEKDIDAVIRGDYRVMIKLGMLDNSDENPYSKIGTGKDTIDPWETEAHKKIALEATQKSIVLLKNENGLLPLQKDKLKTIAVIGPRADQVLLDWYSGTPPYTITPLQGIKNKLGDNVEILYAKNNIDGKAAEIAKKADVVIVIVGNHPVCDAGWANCPVPSEGKEAVDRQSLTLEQEDLIKVVYQANPKTVVALISSFPYAINWTQEHVPAILHMAQNSQETGTALADVLFGDYNPAGRLTQTWVKEITDLPELLDYNIRNGRTYMYFKGKPLYAFGHGLSYTTFKYNSIETNSETITKNAEVKVAVSITNTGNKDGDEVIQLYVKQLNSKVERPEKELKAFQRVFFKAGETKNVSLILKAKDLEYWNTAKQQFELENNTIEIQIGNASDNILLNKKINVK, encoded by the coding sequence ATGAAAAACCTCATTCTGCATATCGTTTTTATTTTGTCGATCAATTTGGTGTTGTCGCAGCAAAAGCAATATCCTTTTCAGGATCCTAAATTAGATACTGAAAAGCGTATTGATAATTTGTTATCGTTGATGACGCTTGACGAGAAAGTTCAGGCTTTAAGCACAAATCCATCTGTAAAAAGATTGGGCGTTGTGGGAACAGGTCATGTAGAAGGATTGCACGGTTTGGCACTTGGCGGACCGGGAGAATGGGGCGGAAAAAACAAACAACCCGTTACAACAACTACTTTCCCTCAGGCTTACGGTTTGGGAGAAACATGGGATGTTGAATTACTTCAAAAAGTTGCACAAGTCGAAGGATATGAAACGCGTTATGCATTTCAGAAATACCATCGCGGCGGATTAGTCGTTCGTGCTCCAAATGCAGATATTGCAAGAGATCCGCGTTGGGGACGTACCGAAGAAAGTTACGGAGAAGATGCTTTTTTTAACGGAAAAATGACCGTTGCTTTTGTAAAAGGATTGCAGGGAAATAATCCAAAATATTGGCAAACGGCTTCGTTAATGAAGCATTTTCTAGCCAATAGCAATGAAGATGGCAGAACTTATACATCATCTGATTTTGATGAAAGGCTTTGGAGAGAATATTATTCTTTACCTTTTCAGATGGGCGTTGTCGAAGGAGGTTCTCGTGCGTATATGGCTTCATATAATAAAGTAAACGGGATTCCGGCAATGGTTCACCCGATGCTAAAAGACATTACCCAAAAAGAATGGGGACAAAACGGAATTATCTGCACAGATGGAGGCGCATTCAGATTGTTGCTTTCAGATCATAAATATTACGCAGATCAATTTCTTGGTGCTGCCGCAGCTATAAAAGCAGGAATCAATCAGTTTTTGGATGAATATACTGAAGGTATTTATGGAGCGCTTTCGCACGGATATTTAAAAGAAAAAGATATTGATGCCGTTATTCGCGGTGATTACAGAGTGATGATTAAACTTGGAATGTTGGATAATTCAGATGAAAATCCATATTCGAAAATTGGAACAGGAAAAGACACAATTGATCCGTGGGAAACCGAAGCGCATAAAAAAATAGCTCTCGAAGCAACTCAAAAATCGATTGTTCTACTTAAAAATGAGAATGGATTATTGCCTTTACAAAAGGATAAATTAAAAACAATTGCCGTAATCGGACCGCGCGCAGATCAAGTACTTCTGGATTGGTACAGCGGAACTCCGCCTTATACAATTACACCTTTGCAGGGAATTAAAAATAAATTGGGAGACAATGTCGAAATTCTTTACGCTAAAAACAACATCGACGGAAAAGCAGCTGAAATAGCCAAAAAAGCAGATGTTGTAATTGTTATTGTCGGAAACCATCCGGTTTGTGATGCAGGTTGGGCAAATTGTCCTGTTCCGAGTGAAGGTAAAGAAGCCGTCGATCGCCAATCGCTGACTTTGGAACAAGAAGATTTAATTAAAGTGGTGTATCAAGCAAATCCTAAAACTGTTGTTGCTTTGATTAGCAGTTTTCCATATGCGATAAACTGGACGCAAGAACACGTTCCCGCAATTTTACATATGGCGCAAAATAGCCAGGAAACAGGAACAGCTTTAGCCGATGTTTTATTTGGAGATTATAATCCAGCCGGAAGATTGACGCAAACTTGGGTTAAGGAAATTACAGATTTGCCGGAATTATTAGATTATAATATTCGAAATGGCAGAACTTATATGTATTTCAAAGGAAAACCATTATATGCTTTTGGCCACGGATTGAGTTATACCACTTTCAAATACAATTCAATTGAAACCAATTCAGAAACAATCACTAAAAATGCAGAAGTAAAAGTCGCGGTTTCTATTACCAATACTGGAAATAAAGACGGAGACGAAGTGATTCAATTGTATGTAAAACAATTAAATTCAAAAGTAGAACGTCCTGAAAAAGAACTAAAAGCATTTCAGAGAGTTTTCTTTAAAGCCGGAGAAACCAAGAACGTTTCTTTAATTTTAAAAGCAAAAGATTTAGAATATTGGAATACAGCCAAACAACAATTTGAATTAGAGAATAATACAATTGAAATTCAGATCGGAAATGCTTCAGATAATATTCTTCTGAACAAGAAAATAAACGTGAAATAA